Proteins found in one Lysinibacillus fusiformis genomic segment:
- a CDS encoding phosphate starvation-inducible protein PhoH, whose translation MSKDYIVVHPCNIFSQGKADENFEIVDMYDLPNIELSSYKCMVILGFVDQEFLQEKKQIIADFLANNKIVCFFGNLVTDWLPGQQAFIAKEIRNHWDYDISIAKQHGIFAGVREEDMTINKGVKGFFARGHHPAPAEAEILLTLPDGEPVTFIDRSSTNGTIFMHAGNNLFNIGGMTPSISKTTNRIPTQLMQWIQDEYKYLAERSVK comes from the coding sequence ATGTCAAAAGATTATATTGTAGTTCATCCATGTAATATTTTTTCTCAAGGCAAAGCAGATGAAAATTTTGAAATAGTAGATATGTATGATTTACCGAATATTGAGCTATCTTCTTATAAATGTATGGTGATTTTAGGATTTGTTGATCAAGAATTTTTGCAAGAAAAGAAACAAATTATCGCTGATTTTTTGGCAAATAATAAGATTGTATGCTTCTTCGGTAACTTAGTCACAGATTGGTTACCAGGACAGCAGGCTTTTATCGCAAAGGAGATTCGAAATCATTGGGATTATGACATCTCTATTGCGAAACAACACGGAATTTTTGCAGGTGTAAGGGAAGAAGATATGACAATAAATAAAGGTGTGAAAGGGTTTTTTGCTCGTGGACATCATCCAGCACCAGCAGAGGCAGAGATATTATTAACTTTGCCAGACGGTGAGCCTGTGACATTTATTGATCGAAGCTCAACAAATGGGACCATTTTTATGCATGCAGGTAATAATCTCTTTAATATTGGAGGCATGACACCGTCAATATCAAAAACGACCAATCGTATTCCTACACAGCTAATGCAATGGATACAGGATGAATACAAGTATTTAGCGGAAAGGAGTGTCAAGTAG
- the pdhA gene encoding pyruvate dehydrogenase (acetyl-transferring) E1 component subunit alpha: MSKKNNNIFDAKQTLTEIEDKFEMFQILNEEGEIINKEADPQLSDEELVELMTRMVYTRILDQRSISLNRQGRLGFYAPTAGQEASQLASHFALEQEDWILPGYRDVPQIVWHGLPLEKAFLFSRGHFMGNQVPEGVNVLAPQIIIGAQYIQAAGVALGIKKRGKKAVAVTYTGDGGSSQGDFYEGINFAGAFKSPAIFIVQNNQYAISTPRELQTAAKTIAQKGVAAGLPSILVDGMDALAVYVATRDARERAVNGEGPTLIETMCYRYGPHTMAGDDPTRYRTSDTDNEWAQKDPLVRFRKYLEAKGLWDEKKEEAVIERAKEEIKEAIKKADAAPKQKVTELMENMYKGEMPSNLKEQYEIYKEKESK, encoded by the coding sequence ATGAGCAAGAAAAACAATAATATTTTTGATGCTAAACAAACGCTAACTGAAATCGAAGATAAGTTTGAAATGTTTCAAATTTTGAATGAAGAAGGCGAAATTATAAATAAAGAGGCAGATCCACAATTATCAGATGAGGAACTAGTTGAACTAATGACACGTATGGTTTATACACGTATTTTAGATCAACGTTCAATCTCACTTAACCGTCAAGGTCGTTTAGGCTTCTATGCGCCGACTGCTGGTCAAGAAGCTTCACAACTTGCTTCTCACTTTGCATTAGAACAAGAAGATTGGATTTTACCAGGTTACCGTGATGTACCACAAATTGTATGGCATGGCTTACCTCTTGAAAAAGCATTTTTATTCTCACGTGGTCACTTTATGGGGAATCAGGTTCCTGAAGGTGTAAACGTTTTAGCTCCACAAATTATTATCGGCGCGCAATATATTCAAGCTGCTGGGGTAGCACTTGGAATTAAAAAACGTGGGAAAAAAGCTGTTGCAGTAACTTATACAGGTGACGGTGGTTCTTCTCAAGGAGACTTCTATGAAGGCATTAACTTTGCAGGTGCATTTAAATCTCCAGCAATCTTCATCGTACAAAATAACCAATATGCAATCTCAACACCTCGTGAATTACAAACAGCTGCTAAAACAATTGCACAAAAAGGTGTAGCAGCAGGCTTACCAAGTATTTTAGTAGATGGAATGGATGCGCTTGCAGTTTATGTAGCAACTCGTGATGCTCGTGAGCGCGCGGTTAATGGTGAAGGCCCAACATTAATTGAAACAATGTGTTACCGTTATGGTCCTCATACAATGGCTGGGGATGACCCAACTCGTTACCGTACTTCTGATACAGATAATGAATGGGCTCAAAAAGATCCTCTAGTTCGCTTCCGTAAATACCTAGAAGCAAAAGGTTTATGGGATGAGAAGAAAGAAGAAGCAGTAATTGAGCGAGCAAAAGAAGAAATTAAAGAAGCAATCAAAAAAGCAGATGCTGCTCCAAAACAAAAAGTAACAGAGTTAATGGAAAATATGTATAAAGGCGAAATGCCATCTAATCTAAAAGAACAGTATGAAATCTATAAAGAGAAGGAGTCGAAATAA
- the phnW gene encoding 2-aminoethylphosphonate--pyruvate transaminase — MSNYKLLTPGPLTTTKAVKLEMLKDRCTWDDDYKNVTQVIRKQLLKLGQVDESEYTAVLMQGSGSFVVESVLTTAIGENDKVLILTNGAYGERIAEMAKVLKLQHIVYHVPYDEQPSSLEVQAFLEKDASITHVAVVHCETTTGILNPIKEIGEVVHSFNKTFIVDAMSSFGGVPMDLSGLHIDFCISSANKCIQGVPGFGFVIANTRALEKCKGQARSVALDLYSQWEVMKQDGKWRFTSPTHVVAAFAKALEELIEEGGIHARYKRYAYNNHILRSRLSVLGFKAYISEELQSPIITTFLFPHKEFSFEHFYQEMKKAGFVIYPGKLTDVDTFRIGNIGDIHEDDMLTLCEVIENYMVVKNNEN; from the coding sequence ATGAGTAACTATAAATTATTGACACCAGGGCCATTGACAACAACGAAAGCGGTTAAATTAGAAATGTTAAAAGACCGTTGTACATGGGATGATGATTATAAAAATGTGACACAAGTGATTCGTAAGCAGCTCTTAAAATTAGGACAAGTCGATGAGTCTGAGTACACAGCGGTGCTTATGCAAGGAAGCGGAAGCTTTGTCGTAGAATCAGTTCTAACAACAGCGATTGGTGAAAATGATAAAGTACTAATACTAACAAATGGAGCTTATGGCGAAAGAATTGCTGAAATGGCCAAAGTATTAAAGTTACAGCATATTGTTTATCATGTTCCTTATGATGAACAGCCATCATCGTTAGAGGTTCAGGCCTTCCTTGAAAAAGATGCAAGTATTACACATGTAGCCGTAGTACATTGTGAGACGACTACTGGTATTTTAAATCCAATTAAAGAAATTGGAGAAGTTGTTCATTCGTTCAACAAAACGTTTATTGTGGATGCCATGAGTAGCTTTGGAGGTGTACCAATGGATTTATCAGGCTTGCATATTGATTTTTGCATAAGTAGTGCCAATAAATGCATTCAAGGCGTTCCAGGATTTGGGTTTGTTATTGCGAATACGAGAGCACTAGAAAAATGTAAGGGACAAGCTCGAAGTGTTGCACTAGATTTGTATAGTCAATGGGAAGTGATGAAGCAAGATGGGAAATGGCGTTTCACATCACCTACACATGTAGTGGCGGCTTTCGCGAAGGCGCTTGAAGAGTTGATTGAAGAAGGCGGCATTCATGCCCGCTATAAGCGCTATGCGTATAATAATCATATACTTCGCTCTCGCTTGTCAGTGCTGGGATTTAAAGCGTATATTTCGGAAGAGCTGCAATCGCCAATTATCACAACATTTTTATTCCCGCATAAAGAGTTTTCTTTTGAGCATTTTTATCAAGAAATGAAAAAGGCAGGTTTCGTTATCTATCCAGGTAAGCTGACGGATGTCGATACATTCCGTATTGGCAATATTGGTGATATTCATGAGGATGATATGCTTACGTTATGTGAAGTTATTGAAAATTATATGGTGGTGAAAAACAATGAAAATTGA
- a CDS encoding alpha-ketoacid dehydrogenase subunit beta — protein MAQMTMIQAITDALRTELKNDENVLVFGEDVGVNGGVFRATEGLQKEFGVDRVFDTPLAESGIGGLAVGLSLQGFRPVPEIQFFGFVYEVMDSISGQLARMSYRSGGVYNAPVTIRSPFGGGVHTPEMHSDSLESLMTAQPGLTVVVPSTPYDAKGLLISSIRNDNPVIFLEHLKLYRSFREEVPEEAYEIPLGKADVKREGTDLTIVAYGLMVHESLKAAEELEKEGHSVEVIDLRTIQPIDVETIIASVEKTGRVIVVQEAQKQAGIAANVVAEITERAILSLEAPVLRVAAPDTVYPFPQAEGVWLPNYKDVMETAKKVLTF, from the coding sequence ATGGCACAAATGACGATGATTCAAGCAATTACAGATGCACTTCGCACAGAATTAAAGAATGATGAAAACGTTCTTGTATTCGGGGAAGATGTAGGTGTCAACGGTGGGGTATTCCGCGCGACAGAAGGCCTACAAAAAGAATTTGGGGTTGACCGCGTTTTTGATACACCATTAGCAGAATCAGGTATTGGTGGCTTAGCAGTCGGTCTTTCTCTTCAAGGATTCCGTCCAGTTCCTGAAATTCAATTCTTCGGTTTCGTTTATGAAGTAATGGATTCAATCAGTGGCCAATTAGCACGTATGAGCTACCGTAGTGGTGGCGTATACAATGCACCAGTAACAATCCGTTCACCATTTGGTGGTGGTGTGCATACGCCTGAAATGCACTCAGATAGCTTAGAAAGCTTAATGACAGCACAACCAGGATTAACAGTTGTTGTTCCATCAACACCATATGATGCAAAAGGTTTACTTATTTCTTCTATTCGTAATGACAACCCAGTTATTTTCTTAGAACATTTAAAATTATACCGTTCATTCCGTGAAGAAGTGCCTGAAGAAGCATACGAAATTCCACTAGGAAAAGCGGATGTAAAACGTGAAGGTACTGATTTAACAATCGTTGCTTACGGTTTAATGGTTCATGAAAGCTTAAAGGCTGCAGAAGAACTAGAAAAAGAAGGACATTCTGTAGAAGTAATTGACTTACGTACAATTCAACCAATCGATGTGGAAACAATTATCGCATCAGTTGAAAAAACAGGTCGTGTAATCGTTGTCCAAGAAGCTCAAAAACAAGCAGGTATCGCTGCAAACGTAGTAGCAGAAATTACAGAGCGCGCAATTTTAAGCTTAGAGGCTCCTGTTCTTCGTGTGGCTGCACCAGATACTGTGTACCCATTCCCACAAGCTGAAGGTGTTTGGTTACCAAACTACAAAGATGTAATGGAAACAGCGAAAAAAGTTTTAACATTCTAA
- a CDS encoding LysR family transcriptional regulator → MNERYRTFILLAQHKSFTETAKHMFCSQPTVSQHIQQLENELGCQLISRKQRQIKLTTQGEIVLAYAQKMQEMDQQLRRAVKQTQQENIKLYISHYIADSFFDELFDKNNSTYKQYPYEINSYCYEDLKSSLVENHAKFAVMPIYDADTIVHESFDIDILFEEELVLVMTNDHPLASRQIIYTRDLKNLSMLLSQSSYLNQHIKQALHQKEVPVYYIQMTNFEIIKKAVQQGMGVSFLPYKSIEDSLDKLTFKYVKGLSIKRKNGIVFNRNQILNEQEQAFCERLKKKLKMESVR, encoded by the coding sequence ATGAATGAGCGCTATCGAACATTTATTTTATTAGCACAACACAAATCATTTACTGAAACAGCAAAGCATATGTTTTGTTCCCAACCGACAGTTTCTCAGCACATTCAGCAATTGGAAAATGAATTAGGCTGCCAGCTAATCTCAAGGAAACAACGGCAAATTAAATTAACTACACAAGGCGAAATTGTGTTGGCTTATGCGCAAAAAATGCAGGAAATGGATCAACAATTGCGAAGAGCAGTAAAGCAGACACAACAGGAAAATATCAAATTATATATAAGTCACTATATTGCCGATAGCTTTTTTGACGAGCTATTTGATAAAAATAATAGCACATATAAACAATATCCCTATGAAATTAATAGCTATTGCTATGAAGATTTAAAAAGTAGTTTAGTAGAAAACCATGCTAAATTTGCCGTGATGCCGATTTATGATGCTGATACGATTGTTCACGAGTCATTTGATATAGATATTTTATTTGAGGAAGAATTAGTATTAGTGATGACAAATGATCATCCTTTAGCAAGTCGTCAAATCATTTATACAAGAGATTTGAAAAACCTATCGATGCTATTGTCTCAAAGTTCTTATTTGAATCAGCATATTAAACAAGCTTTACATCAGAAGGAAGTACCTGTTTATTATATACAGATGACTAATTTTGAAATTATTAAAAAGGCTGTACAGCAGGGTATGGGCGTATCTTTTTTACCTTATAAATCAATAGAGGATAGCTTAGATAAATTAACGTTTAAATATGTGAAAGGTCTATCTATTAAACGAAAAAATGGTATTGTATTTAACCGTAACCAAATTTTAAATGAGCAAGAACAAGCATTTTGTGAACGTTTAAAGAAGAAATTGAAGATGGAGTCTGTCAGGTAA
- a CDS encoding dihydrolipoamide acetyltransferase family protein, translated as MAFEFRLPDIGEGIHEGEIVKWFVKAGDTVKEDDILCEVQNDKAVVEIPSPVEGTVEEVLVGEGTVAVVGDVLIRLDAPGYEDLKLKGDDHAEAKTEAQVQATAESGQNVEKAPAKEEKAPEKAPEKVETVVDETKRVIAMPSVRKFARDNDVNIREVKGTGKNGRILKEDIENFLKGGGTVEVETTNVETSEETVQQETSTPAAPVVLEGDFPETREKMSGIRKAIAKAMVHSKQTAPHVTLMDEVDVTALVAHRKKFKDIAAEKGVKLTYLPYVVKALISTLREFPEFNRSLDDATQEIIQKHYYNIGIAADTERGLLVPVIKHADRKSVFAVSNEINELATKAREGRLAPHEMKGASMSITNIGSAGGQWFTPVINHPEVAILGIGRISEKPVIKNGEIVAAPVLALSLSFDHRMIDGATAQNALNHLKRLLSEPELLLMEA; from the coding sequence ATGGCATTTGAATTCAGATTACCGGATATTGGCGAGGGTATTCACGAAGGCGAGATTGTGAAATGGTTCGTTAAAGCTGGAGATACAGTAAAAGAAGACGATATTCTTTGTGAAGTACAAAATGATAAAGCGGTAGTAGAAATCCCTTCACCAGTTGAAGGAACAGTAGAGGAAGTTTTAGTAGGAGAAGGAACAGTTGCCGTCGTTGGCGATGTCTTAATCCGATTGGATGCGCCTGGCTATGAAGACTTAAAGCTAAAAGGTGACGATCATGCTGAAGCGAAAACAGAGGCACAAGTTCAAGCAACTGCTGAATCTGGTCAGAACGTAGAGAAAGCTCCTGCTAAAGAGGAAAAGGCACCAGAAAAAGCTCCAGAAAAAGTGGAGACAGTGGTTGATGAAACAAAACGCGTAATCGCAATGCCTTCTGTACGTAAATTTGCCCGTGATAACGATGTGAATATCCGTGAAGTGAAGGGTACAGGTAAAAACGGTCGAATCTTAAAAGAAGATATTGAAAACTTCTTAAAAGGTGGCGGCACTGTAGAGGTAGAAACTACAAATGTCGAAACATCAGAAGAAACAGTTCAACAAGAAACGTCTACACCAGCAGCACCAGTAGTTCTTGAAGGGGATTTCCCAGAGACTCGTGAGAAAATGTCAGGTATTCGAAAAGCGATTGCTAAAGCAATGGTACACTCGAAACAAACAGCTCCACATGTTACACTAATGGATGAAGTCGATGTAACGGCTCTTGTAGCACATCGTAAAAAATTCAAAGATATCGCTGCTGAAAAAGGTGTTAAATTAACATACTTACCATATGTAGTGAAAGCACTTATTTCAACTTTACGCGAGTTCCCAGAATTTAACCGCTCTTTAGATGATGCAACACAAGAAATTATCCAAAAGCATTACTACAATATCGGTATTGCAGCAGATACGGAAAGAGGCTTACTAGTACCAGTTATTAAGCATGCAGATCGTAAATCTGTATTTGCAGTGTCTAATGAAATCAATGAGTTAGCGACGAAAGCCCGTGAAGGCAGACTAGCGCCACATGAAATGAAAGGTGCTTCTATGTCCATTACGAATATTGGCTCTGCAGGAGGACAATGGTTCACACCAGTTATTAATCATCCTGAAGTAGCAATTCTAGGTATTGGTCGAATTTCAGAAAAACCTGTAATAAAAAATGGTGAAATTGTAGCCGCACCTGTGTTAGCATTATCATTGAGCTTTGATCATCGTATGATCGATGGAGCCACTGCGCAAAATGCTTTAAATCACTTAAAGCGTTTGTTAAGTGAGCCAGAATTATTATTAATGGAGGCGTAA
- the lpdA gene encoding dihydrolipoyl dehydrogenase — protein sequence MVVGDFPIETDTLVIGSGPGGYVAAIRAAQTGQKVTIVEKNVLGGVCLNVGCIPSKALISVGHRFEQAKHSDDMGIIASDVKLDFSKAQAFKDSVVKKLTGGVEGLLKGNKVEIVQGEAYFVDAHSVRIINGESAQTYTFNNVIIATGSRPVEIPTFKFTDRVLNSTGALSLQEVPGKLVVIGGGYIGTELGSAYANLGSQVTIIEGGKDILAGFEKQMTQIVKKGLKKKGVEIEVNASAKGVEETENGVVVTYEVGGEEKKVEADYVLVTVGRRPNTDEMGLAEIGVEFGERGLINVDKQCRTNIPNIYAIGDIVAGPQLAHKASYEGKVAAEAIAGEKSVVDYLAVPAVCFTDPEMATVGYNEEQAKAEGIEYTAAKFPFAANGRALALNQSEGFVKLVARKEDGLLIGAQIVGAGASDMIAEMGLAIEGGMTAEDIALTIHAHPTLGEITMETAEVLLGNPIHIVAKK from the coding sequence ATGGTAGTAGGAGATTTCCCAATCGAAACAGATACTCTTGTCATTGGTTCAGGTCCTGGAGGATATGTAGCAGCAATTCGTGCAGCTCAAACTGGCCAAAAAGTAACAATCGTTGAAAAAAATGTACTTGGTGGTGTGTGCTTAAACGTAGGTTGTATTCCATCAAAAGCATTAATTTCAGTAGGTCACCGTTTTGAGCAAGCTAAACATTCAGATGACATGGGAATCATCGCTTCTGATGTGAAATTAGACTTCTCAAAAGCACAAGCATTTAAAGACAGCGTTGTTAAAAAATTAACTGGCGGTGTTGAAGGCTTACTTAAAGGCAACAAAGTTGAAATTGTACAAGGTGAAGCTTATTTCGTTGACGCTCATTCAGTGCGTATCATCAATGGTGAATCTGCTCAAACTTACACATTTAACAATGTCATTATTGCAACAGGTTCTCGTCCAGTTGAAATTCCAACATTCAAATTCACTGATCGCGTACTAAATTCTACTGGTGCACTTTCTTTACAAGAAGTTCCTGGTAAATTAGTTGTTATCGGTGGAGGTTATATTGGTACAGAGCTAGGATCAGCTTACGCAAACCTTGGCTCTCAAGTAACAATTATTGAAGGCGGAAAAGATATTTTAGCTGGCTTCGAAAAACAAATGACGCAAATCGTGAAAAAAGGCCTTAAAAAGAAAGGCGTTGAAATTGAAGTTAACGCATCTGCAAAAGGCGTTGAAGAAACTGAAAACGGCGTAGTCGTAACTTATGAAGTTGGCGGAGAAGAGAAAAAAGTTGAAGCTGATTATGTATTAGTTACTGTAGGTCGTCGTCCAAATACAGATGAAATGGGCCTTGCTGAAATCGGAGTTGAATTCGGTGAACGTGGTCTAATCAATGTTGACAAACAATGTCGTACAAATATTCCAAACATCTATGCAATTGGTGATATTGTTGCAGGTCCTCAGCTTGCACATAAAGCATCTTACGAAGGTAAAGTTGCTGCTGAAGCGATTGCTGGTGAAAAATCAGTTGTTGATTATCTTGCTGTACCTGCTGTATGCTTCACAGATCCAGAAATGGCGACAGTTGGTTACAACGAAGAACAAGCGAAAGCAGAAGGCATTGAATACACTGCAGCGAAGTTCCCATTCGCAGCAAACGGTCGTGCTCTTGCATTAAACCAATCAGAAGGTTTCGTGAAGCTTGTTGCTCGTAAAGAAGATGGTTTATTAATTGGTGCTCAAATCGTAGGTGCTGGTGCATCTGATATGATCGCTGAAATGGGCTTAGCGATTGAAGGCGGCATGACTGCTGAAGATATCGCTTTAACAATTCATGCTCACCCAACATTAGGTGAAATTACAATGGAAACTGCTGAAGTATTACTTGGCAACCCAATCCACATTGTAGCGAAAAAATAA
- the phnX gene encoding phosphonoacetaldehyde hydrolase, producing the protein MKIETVILDWAGTAVDFGCFAPVNVFLTIFEDAGVTVTLEEARKPMGMLKIDHIRTMLEMPRIKEEWHRVHGQSFTEEDVHVLYNHFETKLMESLATYTDPIQHVTTTVQQLREAGIRIGSTTGYTNTMMEVVTKHAADKGYQPDFLVTPTQVGDKGRPYPYMIFKNMEALESQATKQVVKVGDTTSDIKEALNAGVWAVGVIIGSSEMGLSEEEFNTLSSEEQQQVIANTKRIFEETGAHYTIETMAELPALIETINARLNVEKQLEYK; encoded by the coding sequence ATGAAAATTGAGACGGTTATTTTGGACTGGGCAGGAACAGCAGTTGACTTTGGTTGTTTTGCCCCTGTAAATGTTTTTTTAACGATTTTTGAAGATGCTGGTGTCACCGTTACACTCGAAGAGGCTCGAAAACCAATGGGTATGCTGAAAATTGATCATATCCGCACCATGCTAGAAATGCCAAGAATTAAAGAAGAATGGCATAGGGTACATGGACAATCCTTTACGGAAGAAGATGTACATGTATTGTATAATCATTTCGAAACAAAATTAATGGAGTCTTTAGCGACCTACACAGATCCTATCCAGCATGTGACAACAACGGTACAGCAATTAAGAGAAGCGGGTATTCGAATTGGCTCTACAACCGGCTATACAAATACGATGATGGAAGTAGTAACGAAGCATGCAGCTGACAAGGGCTATCAACCAGATTTTCTTGTAACACCTACACAGGTAGGCGATAAAGGGCGACCATATCCATATATGATTTTCAAAAATATGGAGGCATTAGAATCGCAAGCAACGAAGCAAGTTGTGAAGGTTGGGGATACTACCTCTGATATAAAGGAAGCGTTGAATGCAGGTGTTTGGGCTGTTGGCGTTATTATCGGAAGCTCAGAAATGGGACTATCTGAAGAAGAATTCAATACCCTGTCTTCAGAAGAACAGCAACAAGTAATAGCGAACACGAAACGTATTTTTGAAGAAACTGGCGCTCATTATACAATTGAAACAATGGCAGAGCTGCCAGCGTTAATTGAAACGATCAATGCGCGTTTAAATGTGGAAAAACAATTAGAATACAAATAA
- the def gene encoding peptide deformylase translates to MILMDDIIREGHPTLRTKAEEVKFPLTDETRKLAQDMLQYLINSQDPEMAEKYNLRSGIGLAANQVNSLQRMFALHLKDEAGEQLSFVAINPKIVSHSVENTYLSAGEGCLSVDRNIPGYVPRHARITVKFKTIDGEEKKMRLKGLPAIAFQHELDHLNGVMFYDRINEKNPFADIPDSIPYERD, encoded by the coding sequence ATGATTTTAATGGATGATATTATCCGCGAAGGTCATCCGACTTTACGCACAAAAGCAGAGGAAGTTAAATTCCCTTTAACTGATGAAACAAGAAAGCTTGCTCAGGATATGCTGCAATATTTAATCAACAGCCAAGATCCTGAAATGGCAGAAAAATATAATTTGCGTAGTGGCATTGGCTTGGCTGCTAATCAGGTAAATAGCTTACAGCGCATGTTTGCCCTTCATTTAAAAGATGAGGCTGGTGAACAATTAAGCTTTGTAGCCATTAATCCAAAGATTGTTAGCCACTCTGTTGAAAACACCTACCTATCAGCAGGTGAAGGATGTCTTTCTGTTGATCGTAATATTCCTGGGTATGTGCCGCGTCATGCGCGCATCACAGTAAAATTTAAAACAATTGATGGTGAAGAGAAAAAAATGCGTCTCAAAGGACTACCAGCTATTGCCTTTCAGCATGAGTTAGATCATTTGAACGGCGTGATGTTTTATGACCGTATCAATGAAAAAAATCCATTTGCTGATATACCTGATTCTATTCCCTATGAGCGCGACTAA
- a CDS encoding extracellular solute-binding protein: protein MKKSTGMMLGTVSAAAVVLAACGGAAADSKEQVIIYSNADDEAIEVMESTLDDKGYQGKYLIQSFGTSELGGKMMAEGTDIEADVVTMASYFIESAQTSKAMFVDISSDLKPMDGGVTYALPILGNVGSIFINTEVLQQKGLSIPKSIKDLTDPAYKDLVSFPNIMDSSTGWLLVQAIIKEYGEEEGKKVLADLIKNAGPHIESSGSGPIKKVKTGEVAAGFGLRIQAIDAKNEGLPIDYIDPTEGNFTLTESVAVVDKEGDEALAKEIAKVIATEARNGLLEQYPVALYEGEQVKDEHVPAYLKKWDTTLTVDLLEKHQAFFKEAQR from the coding sequence ATGAAGAAGTCAACAGGCATGATGTTAGGGACAGTTAGTGCAGCAGCAGTCGTATTAGCTGCATGTGGAGGGGCAGCAGCGGATTCCAAAGAGCAAGTCATCATTTATTCAAATGCTGATGATGAAGCTATTGAAGTGATGGAATCTACATTGGATGACAAGGGCTATCAAGGTAAGTATTTAATCCAATCATTCGGTACTTCTGAGTTAGGTGGCAAAATGATGGCAGAAGGGACAGATATTGAAGCAGATGTTGTGACAATGGCTTCCTATTTTATAGAAAGTGCTCAAACCTCTAAAGCCATGTTTGTAGATATTTCTTCTGACTTAAAGCCGATGGATGGAGGAGTTACGTATGCACTGCCGATTTTAGGTAATGTTGGCTCTATCTTTATCAATACAGAGGTATTACAACAAAAAGGTCTATCTATACCAAAATCAATTAAGGATTTAACAGACCCTGCTTATAAGGACTTAGTGTCATTCCCAAATATTATGGATTCCTCAACAGGATGGCTTCTAGTACAAGCTATTATAAAGGAATATGGTGAAGAGGAAGGGAAAAAGGTTTTAGCAGATTTAATTAAAAATGCTGGGCCACATATTGAAAGTTCAGGTTCTGGTCCTATTAAAAAAGTGAAAACAGGAGAAGTTGCAGCAGGCTTTGGTTTACGTATCCAAGCTATTGATGCAAAAAATGAAGGGTTGCCGATTGATTATATTGACCCGACAGAAGGAAATTTCACTTTAACGGAATCTGTAGCAGTTGTAGATAAAGAAGGTGATGAAGCGTTAGCTAAAGAAATTGCAAAGGTCATCGCAACGGAGGCTCGCAATGGTCTATTAGAGCAATATCCTGTAGCTCTATACGAAGGAGAACAAGTAAAAGACGAGCACGTTCCAGCCTATTTGAAAAAATGGGATACAACCTTAACCGTAGATTTATTAGAAAAACACCAAGCCTTCTTTAAAGAAGCGCAGCGATAA